A single window of Zea mays cultivar B73 chromosome 10, Zm-B73-REFERENCE-NAM-5.0, whole genome shotgun sequence DNA harbors:
- the LOC100280728 gene encoding VQ motif family protein, which yields MLNSHSRPDPRSPFLHHGLAHAAAVTEHGDRARGMDPPSSSGRPTTPRRQLQGPRPPKLNVRAESHAIKKHSGSGVPAPGRAPVIIYDASPKVIHVKPSDFMALVQHLTGPGGSGTPPPPPQQHEGHMVDDDGGGGVPLGQAFLPPELLLSPSAAMSPAARLATIERSVRPMPAAAPAYGADDGTLAAALGPARHPGILSPVPSSLPPAAACGLFSPLPFDDPGSISWLNELSPILRAAASAANAGASSSGTGPGNGPPPPPPPAYYCDPFVPSPRNLLATPTVPSPATCAEFFGSLPDL from the coding sequence ATGCTGAATTCCCATTCCCGGCCCGATCCCCGCTCCCCGTTCCTCCACCACGGCCTCGCCCACGCCGCCGCCGTGACGGAGCACGGGGACCGGGCGCGGGGGATGGACCCTCCATCGTCGTCGGGCCGCCCCACCACGCCGCGCCGGCAGCTGCAGGGCCCGCGCCCGCCCAAGCTCAACGTCAGGGCGGAGTCGCACGCCATCAAGAAGCACTCGGGGTCGGGGGTTCCGGCCCCCGGGCGGGCGCCCGTCATCATCTACGACGCGTCGCCCAAGGTCATCCACGTCAAGCCCAGCGACTTCATGGCGCTCGTGCAGCACCTCACGGGCCCCGGTGGGTCCGGCacgccgcctccgccgccgcaGCAGCACGAGGGCCACATGGtggacgacgacggcggcggcggcgtcccgCTGGGGCAGGCGTTCCTGCCCCCCGAGCTGCTGCTGTCGCCGTCCGCCGCCATGTCCCCGGCCGCGCGCCTGGCCACCATCGAGCGCTCCGTGCGCCCCAtgcccgcggcggcgccggccTACGGCGCCGACGACGGCACCCtggcggcggctctcggccccgcgCGCCACCCGGGCATCCTGTCCCCGGTGCCGTCCTcgctgccgccggccgccgcgtGCGGGCTGTTCTCGCCGCTGCCCTTCGACGACCCCGGCAGCATCAGCTGGCTCAACGAGCTCAGCCCCATCCTCCGGGCAGCAGCGTCCGCGGCCAACGCCGGCGCCTCTTCGTCCGGCACCGGCCCGGGCAACGgcccgccgcctccgccgccgccggcctACTACTGCGACCCGTTCGTCCCCAGCCCCCGCAACCTCCTCGCCACGCCCACCGTTCCCTCGCCGGCCACGTGCGCGGAGTTCTTCGGCAGCCTACCGGATCTTTAG